The following are encoded in a window of Sphingobium sp. Z007 genomic DNA:
- the virB9 gene encoding P-type conjugative transfer protein VirB9, which translates to MNRLLSIVSLLAIIATPALAEDTPRGGPADPRVKFVEYQETQVYRIVGTFRTATQVVLGADETIEHVALGDTVSWEVAVAGHILFLKPRERAGPTNLIVTTNRGGELRNYAFELTARRGPIGSGSRDTFFQVRFRYPRDEADRAARMRATQEAQRVAALQASAVRGALDHGVIDGPRNLNYKVQGASDLQPSEISDNGQFTVLRFPGNHEIPAIYLVRPDGSESLVPFDVRDEFVVVHAVAAQLRLRRNREVLCIYNLAPTPYGVDHGTNTASPHVERTIQDPKE; encoded by the coding sequence ATGAACCGCCTTCTCTCCATAGTGAGCCTGCTCGCCATTATAGCGACGCCCGCCCTGGCGGAGGACACCCCGCGCGGTGGGCCGGCGGATCCGCGCGTGAAGTTCGTCGAATATCAGGAGACCCAGGTCTACCGGATCGTCGGCACATTCCGGACGGCGACCCAGGTGGTGCTCGGCGCCGATGAGACGATCGAACACGTCGCGCTCGGCGACACCGTGTCATGGGAGGTGGCGGTTGCCGGTCATATCCTGTTTCTGAAACCCCGCGAGCGGGCGGGACCGACCAACCTCATCGTCACGACCAATCGCGGGGGCGAGCTGCGCAACTACGCTTTCGAGCTGACCGCGCGCCGGGGACCAATCGGCAGCGGGAGCCGTGACACATTCTTCCAGGTTCGGTTTCGCTACCCGCGCGATGAGGCCGATCGTGCTGCGCGCATGCGCGCCACCCAGGAGGCGCAGCGCGTCGCCGCGCTGCAGGCGAGTGCCGTTCGGGGAGCCCTTGACCACGGCGTCATCGATGGGCCGCGTAACCTGAACTACAAGGTCCAGGGTGCGAGTGACCTTCAGCCGTCGGAGATCTCCGACAATGGCCAGTTCACGGTCCTGCGCTTCCCCGGCAACCATGAAATCCCGGCGATCTATCTGGTGCGACCAGACGGCTCGGAGTCCTTGGTCCCGTTCGATGTCCGGGACGAGTTTGTGGTCGTCCACGCCGTGGCGGCTCAACTGCGCCTGCGCCGGAACCGGGAGGTGCTGTGCATCTATAATCTCGCGCCGACACCTTACGGCGTCGATCACGGCACCAACACCGCATCGCCGCATGTCGAGCGCACCATACAAGACCCGAAGGAGTGA
- the virB10 gene encoding type IV secretion system protein VirB10, with amino-acid sequence MDETSAEAPRRPQGDPTPERDEIIRERGIDPIGGMTPAKRNTALIFAGTAMVLGILWVNSGPSKTGSSLMGKPEAMAKRPDLAARETVAYDAVAAKPKPLGTVSADPNAPVLNPPSTVGPDGQIVPAIQPGAQPAAAAQNTRQNLADQARRSTLIAYGGRDAVQAPAGANGAGSDTGNAGAAGDGSTDPAARSALDALRQSSAVGEARASMLPNRNYLVTAGTLIPCILQTAMNSAQPGYTSCLIPRDVYSENGRVVLMEKGTKVLGEYHGGIQQGQNRLFVLWTRAVTPQGVRIDLASPGSDALGRAGIAGSVDTFFWARFGSALLLSLVDDAAYIAGQSVSGGSNNFNNTTRTPSEGASIALQNSINIRPVLKKNQGEEVGIFVAKDFNFADVYNLELRR; translated from the coding sequence ATGGACGAGACTTCGGCCGAGGCCCCTCGCCGCCCGCAGGGCGATCCAACACCTGAACGCGACGAAATCATCCGCGAGCGCGGCATCGACCCAATTGGAGGGATGACACCGGCAAAGCGGAATACCGCCCTGATCTTCGCCGGGACGGCGATGGTGCTCGGGATTTTGTGGGTGAACTCGGGACCGAGCAAGACCGGCTCGAGTTTGATGGGGAAGCCCGAAGCAATGGCCAAACGGCCGGATCTAGCGGCGCGCGAAACGGTCGCCTATGATGCTGTCGCAGCAAAACCCAAGCCGCTCGGCACCGTGAGTGCCGATCCCAACGCGCCTGTCCTCAATCCTCCGTCGACCGTTGGCCCCGATGGTCAAATCGTTCCGGCAATACAGCCCGGAGCGCAGCCAGCGGCGGCAGCGCAGAACACGCGTCAGAACCTGGCCGATCAGGCCCGTCGCTCAACATTGATCGCCTATGGCGGTCGCGATGCGGTCCAAGCACCAGCGGGTGCTAACGGTGCCGGCTCCGACACCGGCAATGCGGGCGCAGCTGGTGACGGCTCTACCGATCCAGCCGCCCGCAGCGCGCTCGATGCGCTTCGTCAGAGTTCGGCCGTTGGCGAGGCACGCGCCTCGATGCTGCCCAATCGCAACTATCTCGTCACCGCCGGCACGTTGATCCCCTGCATTCTGCAGACCGCCATGAATTCGGCGCAGCCCGGTTACACGTCGTGCCTGATCCCGCGCGACGTCTATTCGGAGAATGGCCGCGTCGTGCTGATGGAGAAGGGCACCAAAGTCCTTGGCGAATATCATGGTGGCATCCAGCAGGGCCAGAACCGCCTCTTCGTTCTCTGGACGCGGGCCGTCACGCCGCAGGGCGTGCGCATCGACCTGGCCTCTCCGGGGTCCGATGCGCTCGGGCGCGCAGGCATCGCCGGGTCCGTGGACACCTTCTTTTGGGCGCGCTTCGGCAGCGCGCTGCTGCTCTCGCTGGTCGACGACGCCGCCTATATCGCCGGACAGTCCGTCTCCGGCGGGAGCAACAACTTCAACAACACGACGCGCACGCCGAGCGAGGGGGCGAGCATCGCACTCCAGAACAGCATCAACATCCGGCCGGTGCTGAAGAAGAATCAGGGCGAGGAGGTTGGGATCTTCGTCGCAAAGGACTTCAATTTCGCCGACGTCTATAATCTCGAGTTACGGCGCTGA
- the virB11 gene encoding P-type DNA transfer ATPase VirB11 yields MSDTAVLRHYLAPILPLLEPVEVTELVINKPGEVGIEDHRGWHWHSVAELDSDWLATLAVAAASFTRQDVNAETPICSTILPGGERCQIVIPSVTPTGAPSFTVRKPSRVNLAIDQLAQTGLFAGTRSAARGLGEVDAQLVAQRDGGDWPAFFKTAVAARKNILVSGATGSGKTTFAKALIQLIPPDERLLTIEDTRELVVEHRNVVHMVYSSERQGLAKVGPKQLLESALRMRPDRILLQELRDGTAFFYLRNVNSGHPGSITTVHAGSAMGAFEQLTLLVKESEGGRDLARDDIRGLLHMLVDVVVQTRKRAGKFEVEEVYFDPAVGRTTAH; encoded by the coding sequence ATGAGCGACACCGCCGTCCTACGCCATTATCTCGCACCGATCCTGCCGCTGCTGGAGCCGGTCGAGGTGACGGAGCTTGTCATCAACAAGCCCGGCGAAGTCGGCATCGAGGATCATCGCGGTTGGCATTGGCATAGCGTCGCCGAACTCGACAGCGACTGGCTGGCGACGCTGGCCGTCGCGGCCGCGAGCTTCACCCGGCAGGACGTCAACGCCGAGACCCCGATCTGCTCGACCATTTTGCCAGGCGGGGAGCGCTGCCAGATCGTCATACCCTCGGTGACGCCGACCGGCGCGCCATCCTTCACGGTGCGCAAGCCCTCGCGCGTCAATCTTGCGATCGATCAACTCGCGCAAACCGGTTTGTTCGCTGGCACACGCTCGGCCGCCCGCGGTCTCGGCGAGGTCGATGCGCAATTGGTTGCGCAGCGCGACGGCGGTGACTGGCCGGCTTTCTTCAAAACCGCCGTTGCCGCCCGCAAGAACATCCTGGTGAGCGGCGCGACCGGCTCGGGCAAGACCACCTTCGCCAAGGCGCTGATCCAGCTGATCCCGCCCGACGAGCGGCTGCTCACGATCGAGGACACCCGCGAGCTTGTCGTCGAGCATCGCAATGTCGTGCACATGGTCTATTCGAGCGAGCGGCAGGGTTTGGCCAAGGTCGGCCCCAAGCAGCTGCTCGAAAGTGCGCTGCGCATGCGGCCCGATCGCATCCTCCTGCAGGAGCTGCGCGACGGCACCGCCTTCTTTTATCTGCGCAACGTGAATTCGGGTCACCCGGGTTCGATCACGACCGTCCATGCTGGCTCGGCGATGGGCGCGTTCGAGCAACTGACGTTGCTGGTCAAGGAATCCGAAGGCGGGCGCGATCTGGCCCGCGACGATATCCGTGGGCTGTTGCACATGCTCGTCGATGTCGTCGTCCAGACCCGCAAGCGCGCCGGAAAATTCGAAGTCGAGGAGGTATATTTTGATCCGGCTGTCGGACGCACGACCGCTCACTAA
- a CDS encoding type IV secretory system conjugative DNA transfer family protein, with protein MLAATFLACALCAVLVALVGLNQIGPRMQISAIPAWLWYYRGDPLLHLWLERGALVSGAIAFVILLVILKRGRTLHGEARFARESEIRREHLRSNSGIIVGEKGGRYLVFGGTEHVLLEAPTRAGKGVGVVIPNLLSWADSVVVLDVKRENWDITAGFRARHGQAVYLFDPLDPEGRSARYNPLSFIDRLDGTDVINELQKIGGMLFPAPEKADPFWAEAARAAFVGVGALVAANPALPFTIGEIYRRLTTGDPKVELPKVVEEAQRRGQRLSQACVSALSDFTSASDNTFSGIKQTITSKLNLWLNPYVDAATSETDFDLRQVRRERISIYLGVSPDNIDRIAPVYNLFLQQLIDLNTRELPENGGRVPVLILLDEFARLGKAPVIASAFSYVAGYGLRLLPVIQSRSQPRGIYGVDVTDEIIANCGLEIVFTPKELKVANELSERLGFFTMNVKSKSRTIHGLLANRSISESDQRRALMMPQELMQMPKGDLLLLRGGIPPVRGRKIEYFRSKRFTSRISDPPKVAPRPITINAVSSAAKLAGKASGSDPLAQALRAKKAALLSDGQAIAPTERADPVMRALTGDELSGFAEITDDMLVLGDMVDLPPPGDEQAAIAFVTAMTARAVLEPVGGGAQSPAFVTERHDHDRE; from the coding sequence ATGCTCGCGGCGACCTTTTTGGCATGCGCCCTGTGCGCGGTGCTGGTGGCCCTCGTCGGCCTGAACCAGATTGGCCCGCGCATGCAGATCTCGGCGATCCCCGCATGGCTCTGGTATTACCGCGGCGATCCGCTGCTTCATCTGTGGCTTGAGCGCGGTGCATTGGTCAGCGGCGCGATCGCTTTTGTCATCCTGCTCGTCATCCTGAAGCGGGGGCGCACGCTCCATGGCGAGGCACGGTTCGCGCGCGAAAGCGAGATCCGGCGGGAACATCTGCGCAGCAACAGTGGGATCATCGTCGGGGAGAAAGGCGGCCGCTATCTCGTTTTCGGCGGCACCGAGCATGTCCTGCTCGAGGCACCGACGCGCGCCGGCAAGGGCGTCGGCGTTGTGATTCCCAATCTTCTCAGTTGGGCAGACTCGGTGGTGGTGCTCGACGTGAAGCGCGAGAATTGGGACATCACCGCTGGTTTTCGCGCACGGCATGGTCAGGCGGTCTATCTGTTCGACCCGCTCGATCCTGAAGGGCGAAGCGCCCGCTACAATCCCTTGAGCTTCATCGACCGGCTCGACGGCACCGATGTGATCAATGAACTCCAGAAGATCGGCGGCATGCTGTTTCCAGCGCCGGAAAAGGCCGATCCGTTCTGGGCGGAAGCCGCGCGCGCCGCTTTTGTCGGCGTTGGCGCGCTCGTCGCGGCCAATCCCGCCCTCCCCTTCACGATTGGCGAAATCTATCGGCGACTGACGACGGGCGACCCCAAGGTCGAACTGCCCAAGGTCGTCGAAGAGGCCCAGCGGCGCGGCCAGCGGTTGAGCCAGGCCTGTGTGTCGGCATTGAGCGACTTCACCTCCGCGTCGGACAACACCTTTTCCGGCATCAAGCAGACGATCACCTCGAAGCTCAATTTGTGGCTCAACCCTTATGTCGACGCGGCGACGTCGGAGACCGATTTCGATCTGCGTCAGGTCCGGCGCGAGCGGATATCGATCTATCTTGGGGTGTCGCCCGACAATATCGACCGCATCGCTCCGGTCTATAATCTCTTCCTCCAGCAGCTGATCGATCTCAATACGCGGGAATTGCCCGAGAATGGCGGCCGCGTGCCGGTGCTCATTCTGCTCGACGAATTCGCCCGCCTCGGCAAGGCGCCGGTCATCGCATCGGCTTTTTCTTACGTTGCAGGCTACGGGCTTCGCCTGTTGCCCGTGATCCAGAGCCGGTCCCAGCCCCGCGGCATCTATGGCGTGGATGTCACCGACGAGATTATCGCCAATTGCGGGCTGGAGATCGTATTCACCCCCAAAGAGCTGAAGGTCGCCAACGAACTTTCCGAACGGCTCGGCTTTTTCACGATGAACGTCAAATCGAAGAGCCGGACGATTCATGGCCTGCTCGCCAACCGCAGCATATCGGAATCAGACCAGCGCCGAGCGTTGATGATGCCCCAGGAACTGATGCAGATGCCCAAGGGCGACCTTCTGCTGCTGCGCGGTGGCATTCCGCCCGTCAGGGGTCGCAAGATCGAGTATTTCCGATCGAAGCGCTTCACGAGCCGGATCAGTGACCCACCCAAGGTCGCGCCCCGTCCGATCACGATCAACGCCGTGTCGTCAGCCGCCAAATTGGCAGGCAAGGCGAGTGGCAGTGATCCTTTGGCACAGGCCCTTAGGGCGAAGAAGGCCGCCTTGTTGAGCGACGGTCAAGCGATCGCGCCGACAGAGCGGGCGGACCCTGTCATGCGCGCGCTCACCGGTGATGAACTGTCGGGCTTTGCCGAAATCACCGATGACATGTTGGTGCTCGGCGACATGGTGGATCTACCACCACCCGGCGACGAACAGGCCGCTATCGCCTTTGTCACGGCAATGACGGCCCGGGCCGTTCTCGAGCCCGTGGGTGGAGGCGCCCAATCTCCAGCATTTGTGACCGAAAGGCATGACCATGACAGAGAATGA
- a CDS encoding LPD7 domain-containing protein, which yields MTMTENDRKQSGTARAITNSVGLDDARQRKAQPPGAAALEKSSPGGPKDGPTEAPGHVGAVGASRSAPKVHSLEAGDVPESVRKRYYADKAKWSGEPAFFTTAQAKDPAFRDQGRRLVTATESQEVVKDLVAIAQHRNWDRIHVTGSEEFRRSVWIEASQKGLEVRGYKPNDRDLQELDRLRGETSRNTIAPMAARDVDVVRGSTGIGRESDASGLERPGARRGDRGTTPNDRAADSQMRVMEAVIRRTLFDNPEAVARVMTVARTQLDAHIAAGRNIRPAMVKDASPSVRQDVVRGRDPATPPIPRPGRETKPQERSRSR from the coding sequence ATGACCATGACAGAGAATGATCGCAAGCAATCCGGGACGGCGAGGGCTATTACCAACAGCGTTGGCCTCGACGACGCCAGACAGCGCAAGGCGCAGCCGCCGGGGGCGGCTGCGCTAGAAAAGTCCTCGCCCGGGGGACCAAAGGACGGGCCCACCGAAGCACCTGGTCATGTCGGCGCTGTCGGTGCGTCACGAAGTGCGCCCAAGGTGCATTCCCTCGAGGCGGGCGACGTGCCGGAGAGCGTGCGGAAGCGCTATTATGCCGACAAGGCGAAATGGTCGGGCGAACCTGCCTTTTTCACGACGGCGCAGGCAAAGGATCCCGCGTTTCGCGATCAGGGCCGACGTCTGGTCACGGCGACGGAGAGCCAGGAAGTCGTCAAGGATTTGGTGGCGATCGCACAACACCGCAATTGGGATCGAATTCACGTCACGGGCTCGGAAGAATTTCGGCGATCGGTCTGGATCGAGGCCAGTCAAAAGGGGCTGGAGGTACGTGGCTACAAGCCCAACGATCGCGATCTCCAGGAGCTCGACCGGCTGCGCGGGGAAACGAGCCGCAATACGATTGCGCCCATGGCAGCCCGCGACGTCGATGTCGTCCGTGGTTCAACTGGGATAGGCCGCGAGAGCGACGCCAGTGGTTTGGAACGGCCGGGTGCGCGGCGCGGCGATCGTGGCACCACGCCGAATGATCGCGCGGCCGACAGCCAGATGCGCGTGATGGAGGCAGTGATACGACGGACGTTGTTCGACAATCCCGAGGCGGTTGCGCGGGTGATGACAGTTGCCCGCACACAGCTCGATGCGCATATCGCGGCGGGACGCAATATCCGACCGGCAATGGTCAAGGACGCCTCCCCCAGCGTTAGGCAGGATGTGGTCCGCGGCCGTGACCCAGCCACACCCCCCATCCCTCGTCCGGGTCGCGAGACCAAGCCTCAGGAACGCAGCCGCTCTCGGTGA
- a CDS encoding type IV toxin-antitoxin system AbiEi family antitoxin domain-containing protein — protein sequence MREGYNLKTLGPRAAQLIVELNERRQPIFSLADVTEITGLSPSSARSLVANSEARGIVTRLKPGLYNLVPFERGRDTEHVSDPYLIARTLVGDTDYFISHGSALELHRMVTQPQLAIIVSCAKRLRPQHIHGYEFRFVDVKPQDFFGLTEIWITPEEQVRISDPERTIIDGLDHPQYVGGVTEVAKGLWMKRDTLRIELIIDYALRLGVGAVIRRLGYLLEFYGLADAAALEPLRARLTPTYQRLDPLFPNEGRMLARWRIRLNVEPDELDMIRSS from the coding sequence TTGCGCGAAGGATATAATCTCAAGACGCTTGGACCTCGCGCCGCCCAGCTGATCGTCGAACTGAACGAACGCCGTCAGCCGATCTTTTCGCTCGCCGACGTCACCGAGATCACAGGTCTGAGCCCGTCATCGGCACGCAGCCTCGTTGCGAACTCCGAAGCGCGCGGCATCGTCACGCGCCTCAAGCCCGGCCTTTACAATCTGGTGCCCTTCGAGCGGGGCCGCGACACCGAGCATGTGAGTGATCCCTACCTCATCGCAAGAACGCTGGTTGGCGACACTGACTACTTCATCTCCCACGGCAGCGCTCTCGAGCTACACCGCATGGTCACACAACCGCAGTTGGCCATCATCGTCTCCTGCGCCAAACGGCTGCGCCCGCAGCACATTCACGGGTATGAGTTCCGCTTCGTCGACGTCAAACCGCAGGATTTCTTCGGCCTGACCGAGATCTGGATCACACCCGAAGAGCAGGTCCGGATCAGCGATCCCGAGCGGACCATCATCGATGGTCTTGACCATCCGCAATATGTCGGCGGCGTCACGGAGGTCGCCAAGGGGCTCTGGATGAAGCGCGATACGCTGCGGATCGAACTGATAATCGACTACGCACTTCGCCTCGGCGTCGGCGCGGTAATCCGCCGCCTGGGCTATCTGCTGGAATTTTACGGGCTGGCCGACGCAGCGGCATTGGAGCCGTTGCGCGCGCGGCTGACCCCGACCTATCAGCGCCTCGATCCGTTGTTTCCCAATGAGGGCCGGATGCTGGCCCGATGGCGCATCCGGCTCAACGTCGAGCCCGACGAACTCGATATGATCCGGAGCAGTTGA
- a CDS encoding nucleotidyl transferase AbiEii/AbiGii toxin family protein, whose protein sequence is MAHPAQRRARRTRYDPEQLMIPQRDLSRIANGLLKPRGRRVPEAVIERDYCLAWFLTGLAQHPLREFLAFKGGTALRRCWFENYRFSEDLDFSLIKPIELDAILSGLNEIFAIVEAASGINMAYDRPDRHGHQNTHTFYLSYKGPLPARSDVKVDITINEVFCFPLAERPILRTFEEFADLPDGPTILAYSLAEIFIEKLAALSDKARTEPRDLYDLWNLLEERDIRPAEYLGELTQKLALRKRTPNAVTAAIAAKEKRMSTLWTKRLQHQMSDLPPFEGVFREVMRVLREADLPE, encoded by the coding sequence ATGGCGCATCCGGCTCAACGTCGAGCCCGACGAACTCGATATGATCCGGAGCAGTTGATGATTCCCCAGCGCGATCTCTCCCGTATCGCCAACGGCCTTCTCAAGCCTCGCGGCCGCCGCGTGCCTGAGGCGGTGATCGAACGCGACTATTGCCTGGCTTGGTTCCTGACCGGTCTGGCCCAGCATCCTTTGCGCGAATTTCTAGCCTTCAAGGGCGGGACGGCATTGCGCCGCTGCTGGTTCGAGAATTACCGCTTCTCCGAGGATCTCGATTTTTCGCTGATCAAGCCGATCGAGCTGGACGCGATCCTCTCCGGCCTGAACGAGATCTTTGCCATCGTCGAGGCGGCGTCGGGGATCAACATGGCCTATGATCGGCCCGACCGACATGGCCATCAGAACACCCACACCTTCTATCTGAGCTACAAAGGCCCGCTACCCGCGCGCAGCGACGTGAAAGTAGATATCACGATCAATGAGGTGTTCTGCTTTCCGCTGGCCGAGCGTCCGATCCTGCGGACCTTCGAGGAATTTGCCGATCTGCCGGATGGCCCGACCATTCTGGCCTACAGCCTGGCGGAGATTTTCATCGAGAAGCTGGCGGCCCTGTCGGACAAGGCCCGCACCGAGCCGCGTGATCTCTACGACCTTTGGAATCTGCTCGAAGAGCGGGACATCCGGCCAGCGGAATATCTCGGCGAACTCACCCAGAAGCTCGCCCTTCGGAAACGCACACCCAATGCCGTGACAGCCGCCATTGCCGCCAAGGAAAAGCGTATGAGCACGCTATGGACTAAGCGCTTACAGCACCAGATGAGTGACCTACCACCCTTCGAAGGCGTGTTTCGCGAGGTTATGCGCGTGCTGCGCGAAGCCGATCTACCAGAATAG
- a CDS encoding IS110 family transposase, which produces MDQHIGLDVSLKDTSVSVRQDGKRIWRGKCASDPKLLAEVIRKRAPNAKRVVFETGPLSVWFFHALTAEGLPAICIDARHAKAALDMAANKTDANDADGLAHLAEVGFYREVRVKGFDSMLMRTLIAARRQLMKMRVQMSNQIRGLMKTFGLVVPKGVGSVFERNVLTLLEGENDLARIILPLLKAWSDIRVRVAELTKQLVTMAGTDQRCRLLTSVPGVGTVTATAFAAAIEDPINFKNSRAVGAWVGLTPKRYQSGEVDYEGHISRRGDAKLRTLLYEAASVILNRSTETNTLRTWALALKERLGFKRAAVALARKLAVIMHAMLTSGELFDPNAGAAVPT; this is translated from the coding sequence GTGGATCAGCATATAGGACTCGACGTCTCCCTGAAAGACACTTCAGTATCGGTTCGTCAGGACGGCAAGCGCATTTGGCGTGGCAAGTGTGCATCCGACCCGAAGCTTCTCGCAGAAGTGATCCGAAAGCGCGCACCAAATGCAAAGCGCGTGGTATTTGAGACCGGACCTTTGTCGGTATGGTTTTTCCATGCCCTCACTGCGGAAGGTCTGCCGGCGATCTGTATAGATGCGCGCCATGCCAAGGCCGCTCTGGATATGGCTGCCAACAAGACCGATGCGAACGACGCTGACGGACTGGCCCATCTGGCTGAAGTTGGTTTCTATAGGGAGGTCCGCGTCAAAGGCTTCGACAGCATGTTGATGAGGACGCTGATCGCCGCCCGCCGTCAACTCATGAAGATGAGGGTGCAGATGTCGAACCAGATACGTGGGCTGATGAAGACGTTTGGGCTGGTCGTCCCCAAAGGTGTCGGCAGCGTCTTTGAACGCAACGTTCTTACGCTCCTAGAAGGCGAAAACGATTTGGCGCGCATCATCCTGCCGCTGCTCAAAGCCTGGAGCGATATTCGGGTTCGTGTGGCAGAGTTAACCAAGCAACTGGTTACGATGGCCGGCACGGACCAACGCTGCCGCCTGCTTACTTCAGTGCCTGGTGTGGGAACGGTCACCGCCACGGCCTTTGCAGCAGCCATAGAGGATCCGATCAACTTCAAGAACTCGCGCGCTGTAGGCGCCTGGGTCGGTCTAACCCCGAAGCGATATCAGTCGGGAGAGGTTGACTATGAAGGCCACATCTCGCGTCGCGGCGACGCAAAGTTACGCACCTTGTTGTACGAGGCGGCTTCGGTCATTTTGAACAGGTCGACGGAGACGAACACCTTGCGCACCTGGGCTCTGGCGCTGAAGGAACGGCTCGGTTTCAAACGAGCCGCCGTCGCCCTCGCGCGCAAACTGGCAGTCATCATGCATGCGATGTTGACGTCGGGCGAGCTGTTTGATCCCAATGCTGGAGCCGCCGTGCCTACTTGA
- a CDS encoding phage integrase N-terminal SAM-like domain-containing protein: protein MNTSTVMMPVRSLRERMAEDMDLRRLSRATQRNYLRDVARFATWLGRPPDTASGEDTRRRARLPRGTRSSTAIHHVTLIVDIEFDAHRGQPPAHIVLQALGRASQRPKQDLQHRRFATEVTFARYCPDAGGQVRPVEVDRPLRGSAFLSLEGNAPHCQLSRAEAGPP from the coding sequence ATGAACACTTCCACTGTGATGATGCCTGTCCGGTCGCTGCGCGAGCGTATGGCCGAGGACATGGACCTGCGTCGGTTATCCCGTGCCACGCAGCGCAACTATTTGCGGGATGTGGCGCGCTTTGCCACTTGGCTGGGCCGTCCTCCTGATACCGCAAGCGGCGAAGACACGCGGCGACGCGCCAGGCTGCCGCGCGGAACACGCTCGTCGACCGCAATCCACCACGTAACGCTGATCGTCGACATCGAATTCGACGCACACCGAGGACAACCACCGGCGCACATCGTCCTGCAGGCCCTTGGGCGTGCCTCGCAGCGCCCAAAGCAGGATCTCCAACACCGTCGATTTGCCACGGAGGTTACGTTCGCTCGTTACTGCCCAGACGCCGGCGGCCAGGTCCGACCAGTCGAAGTCGATCGGCCCCTGCGCGGTTCCGCGTTTCTCTCCCTTGAAGGCAATGCGCCGCACTGTCAGCTTTCGCGCGCAGAGGCCGGTCCGCCGTGA